Genomic window (Pyrus communis chromosome 13, drPyrComm1.1, whole genome shotgun sequence):
TCAACCATATATCACTCCGTTCTCATTAGTGTTCCACGCTTTTCAATGAAGTGGATCTATTCATGATTTACCCTGTGTGTGTTCTGTATGAGAAGTTGAGCAGTGACTGAGCCAGCAAATTTTGTCGGGCAGTTATGCCTTGCAAAACAAGTTCTAGTCTAGTACTGGTTGTTTTAACTCTCGTAAAGGTTTTATGGCCTAGCAATTTATACATTCTGTGAATTCTGCtattcattattttcttttatgaatCAATATATGTTGCACAGAACTTGAATAAATTCTTACGCATGCCGCGGCAAGCAGGGAATCATCTTGTTCTTCCTTGCATTGCCTTTAAAGCTGTGCTCCCAACTGCATAAATTATGGAACCATTTACTATGTAGATTTTGATTTATCCCTTGTGGAGCTATGAAATTATAGTTGTTCTTTGAAACCGACCTTGACATTGCATTTAGACACCAATCAGGGTAAAGGAGGGGAAAACGGGAAGGAAAATCATATATCATAGAGAAAAAAGGTAAGTACAATTTATTCCATTTACTTTAGGAGTCTCCATCTGAGATATTGGCCAAGGACAATGCGTGAATCTTCTCGTCTTTTATATGAAATCAGATGCAGTTCGATGATACATAGGTTATCATGTGGCTTATTGATGATTTCTTGTCTCAGGGAAACCGTGGTCTGGCGACAACAATCAGATCGGCTATCCTGTGCATTGTGATACCAAAAACTTCTGCCAGGTCCAAATCTTTAGATGTAGTACCTGGAGGAAGCTCCCAATCAAAGCTATGCAGAAGTTGAGCTAGAGCAAGCTCAGTGGTTGCTGTTCCGAACGTAATACCTGGACAAACTCTTCTACCAGCCCCGAAAGGTAAAAGCTCATAATGCTGCCCCTTGAAGTCTATAGTGCTACCCATGAATCTTTCTGGTTCAAACGTTTCTGGATTTTCCCAAGATTCCGGATCCCTCCCTATTGCCCAGGCATTGACAAAAATTCTTGTTTTGGCTGGAATATCATACCCATCAATGCTTACATCTTCCATGGATTCTCTAGGGACTAGTACTGGAGCAGGTGGATGCAATCTAAATATCTCTTTGATGACAGCTTTCAGGTAGTCCAGCTGAGGCAGATCACTCTCTAACACGACTCTTCTTTCTCCGACAACTCCTCGTACTTCTGCTTGCGCTCTTCCCAGTACTTTGGGGTTCATCAAAAGCTCTGTCATTCCCCAATCGAGGGTGATGAAAGTTGTGTCAGTTCCTGCAGCAAACATGtcctgcagcagcagcagttcACCACGTATTGTTAGTTTCTTTGCAAACAGCTAAGAGAAATTCATATTTAAAGTAATAAGGGATATCTCGGCTattgaatataaatttaagCGTCCATGAGTCTACACTGACCAAGATAATAGCCTTGACATTATCCATGGTGAGAGGTATTTCAGCAGATTCGCTTTTCTGTACGTCAAGTAAAACATCTACGAGATCCTTGTGCTTCTCTTTTTCTCTGTTGGGATTGAGATGATCAGTCACCATCTGGTCGAAAAGTTCATCAAAGCGCCGGAAGGTCTCTTTAAGTCTCGATTTCATTCCTGTTAAGCTGTGTATAAACTCCATGGAAGGGAAGAAATCTCCAATAGAAAATCCTCCAAGCAATTCCTGGTATTCCTCGAGCATCTTTTGGAACCCATGCCGATCATAGTCTCCACCTTCTGAAAAACCCCTTCCAAATGCTACTCGACAGAGAACATCATTTGCATACAATCCAAGTATCTTGGTCAGATTGGTGGTGCCCGGATAAGACTCTGCAACCCGACAAACCAGACGAGCAACTTcttcttctctaacatggcTATAAGATTGCACACGTTTGGCACTTAGTAGCTCAAGTACGCAAATCTTACGGATATGCCTCCAATAAGCGCTGTAAGGGGAGAAGGCAATATCTGTGCAATTATAGAAGAGGTGTTTGGCAGAAAAGATTTGTGGACGGCTTGATAGTGCAAGGTCATGGGTTTTCAGTACTTCCTTGGCTACTCTAGCCGATGAAACCACCACAGTTGGGATCTCACCAAGTTGTAAGTAAATTAGCGGACCATACTTCTCTGCCAAGCTGCGAAGAGATATGTGAGGTTTGTTTCTGAGCAGGTGAAGGTTACCGATGACAGGCAGCTTCGGAGGGCTTGGTGGAAGTTTGAGTTTTCTTTTCCCTGACTTATCCTTAAAGATAAACTTGAGCAACAATATGAGGAAACTGAATCCAAGTACCAAAGACGGTTCCTTTACCAAATGAAGAAGAGCCATTGGAAACCAAAATTCAGTGCCTCGGAGTTTTTCTTAGTTTCTGGTATGGCTCCCCTCTTGCCGTAATCAATTTAAATATACTGAGACTTGCTTTTGGTGGCACTGGGACCTACCACTCATCACATTTTTCACCTTGTTTTCTAACGAATATGGCAAAaaattccttatcttcttttctGTTTGGCAGTTATAGTAAAGGATGCTAACACGCTGTGGTTCTGAAAATAATTGACAGAGAAACATGCAGAACTATATTTGAGCTCCACAGAAAGAATCTCAAAGATCTTTGATATTTATTTGGTATGTCACACGTGGATTGATAAGCATGCCTTTAGCGGTGACGTTGCAGTTAGTGCCTATCATAATCTCAGTGCACGCACATACTAATTACCACACACATCATTATCCTTATGGAAACGAGGTATTCCACAGGACAGCTTCTCTCAGGAAATACTGGCTTCTATGATAGTGTGAGATTTGAATGATTCAACGTTCATCGAAGAGGAAATAATCATAACAAAAGGAATACAAGGCGATGTATAGGACATCTGTAAGACATATGTTTTCAAATTGTTGATGGCCACTGGATCGATATAATGAGCTAAAACTTTATAGTTTCGTCTAAAATATGTCATTTGTAAGAGGAAATAAGAGTCACGGAATAGCAAATTTGGTTGAATTGTTGCAGCTAATCTAGAATACCGCACTAGAAAAGCTTACGTTCATATTTGTCTATTCCATCGCAAATTTCATTTTCCTTAGCAGATGTGCCATAGATTGCTCCATTTGTATATTCCAACGCAAATTTCATTTTCCTTGCCTtgcttctattttcttttcctttgacttACTTAGTTATTGGTTTCTATgtcatcttttattttctttgaaataATCATAACAAAAAGAATACAAGGCGATGTAGAGGACATTTGCAAGACATAAGTTTTCAAATTGTTGACGACCACTGGATCAATATCATGAGCTAAAACTTTACAGTTCTTCGTCTAAAATATGCCGTCAGTAACAGGAAATAAAAGTCACGTAATATGCAACTTTGGTTGAATTGTTGCAGCCAATTTAGAATACTGCACTACAAAAGCTTACGTTCGTATTTGTAGGTTTTCAAATTGCTATCGAACTCAGTTGGAAAGGGATAGGCAGATAGTTATAGACAAAAGGCTTGCGCGGAGTGTGCAGCTGCGTTCCAAGGGTTGGAGGGTGGTTGGGTGTTAACAGGTCCTTAGTGCAATGTAATTAGTCATTATCCAAGAATGTTCTCTTTGTAATTTACCTCATATAGGACTCTTGTTAATAATGTACTATAAAACTCGTATATGATGATGAATGAAAGAAagcaaatgaaaacaaaaataaaatgctaATTAGGTCATCCCATTATACCATTTTAGGATCATCCATCAtccaaatgaaaacaaaaataaaatgctaATTGCTAAAAagcttacatatatatatatatacgtaagTTTTCAAATTGTTGAAGATCACTGCATATGATGAGCTAAAACTTTGTAGTTATTGGTCTTGCTCGCTTTTCGTTATAATTGGTAACTACGTTGTGGTGATGCATATTAAAATACAATTTGAAGACAGTTCTTATACAGATTTATTTCCCAATCCCCAGTCCACAGTTGGACAGATCAGCAAAGAGCTGCAGCACGTATTAGTGTTCTCTGCCCGGCTGGTACTTATTCCCTTTAACGTGTTTACTAAAATGGCCTGCTTTTTAGTCACCTAACTTTCAAGCACCTAATCtcaatttgaatgatttttaggCACAGGTCGGAGTTATTCTCCTTGCCGATGCCTTATTTCTTGGTGCTCAGCAATTAGGACGTTATCTTCA
Coding sequences:
- the LOC137712514 gene encoding cytochrome P450 71AP13-like; the encoded protein is MALLHLVKEPSLVLGFSFLILLLKFIFKDKSGKRKLKLPPSPPKLPVIGNLHLLRNKPHISLRSLAEKYGPLIYLQLGEIPTVVVSSARVAKEVLKTHDLALSSRPQIFSAKHLFYNCTDIAFSPYSAYWRHIRKICVLELLSAKRVQSYSHVREEEVARLVCRVAESYPGTTNLTKILGLYANDVLCRVAFGRGFSEGGDYDRHGFQKMLEEYQELLGGFSIGDFFPSMEFIHSLTGMKSRLKETFRRFDELFDQMVTDHLNPNREKEKHKDLVDVLLDVQKSESAEIPLTMDNVKAIILDMFAAGTDTTFITLDWGMTELLMNPKVLGRAQAEVRGVVGERRVVLESDLPQLDYLKAVIKEIFRLHPPAPVLVPRESMEDVSIDGYDIPAKTRIFVNAWAIGRDPESWENPETFEPERFMGSTIDFKGQHYELLPFGAGRRVCPGITFGTATTELALAQLLHSFDWELPPGTTSKDLDLAEVFGITMHRIADLIVVARPRFP